CCGGAAACGCTGTTAACGATGAAGGGAATGGACTTTCATACGGAGTGGGTTTCTCGAAGTTCGGACTTTCCATCGACTACGCCTACACACCTTTCGGTGATTTCGGAAACATACAGCGATTCACTGTCCGGTTCTCAAGGTAAAAGGAGAAAGAAAACATGAAATTCCATCGTTATATATTATTTACATTTGCGTTTATTTTTGCCTCCTTAGCATTTGTTTCAGGATGCAAGTACAATGTTACAACGCCTACATGGGATAAGCCTTACGCGGCGCTGGGAGCTGCGACGATTGTTTCTATAGATCCGTCAGCGGCTACCGGAGGCGTGAATACAATTACAATCCGCGGACACAATTTTGTCATTGCAGCGACAGACACATTTGCCTCCGACACCACAATAGTGTATTTCAGTGTCGGCAGTGTTGGCGGCAAAAATTTTTCTCTGTCTCAGGCTGATGTCATTTCGATGGATTCCACGACGATAGTGGTGCGTCGTCCCAATCTTGTGAGTGACTCGATTACCATAGAAGTGGAGCCGCATAATGGCACCGTGGCGAAGCATGGACCATATCAAATAACAAATGTTACTTCGCAGTACGGCGGTCTTCTGCAAAACGTCCCCTTGGGTGGAATCGCGGCCGACAATCAGGGTCATGTGTTCGTTACGGAAAACTCGACCACCGGGTCCAGCCCGATGGGCATACATGAGATCACCTCTGCCACCGACAACATAGTAATAGGAACGGCCAATGGGACGCCATGGGGAGCTTGCGTGGGACCCGACAACAATTTATATGTGATGTCGGCAACCACCAGATGGATTGAGAAAGTGAATCCATCGACTGATTCTGTGCAGCAGAAATGGGTGCAGCTGGCGAAACTTGCTAAATTTGGGGACTTCGACCAGGCTGGATATCTTTTTGCCGGATGGAACAAGACCGATCTCTATGTTATTCCTCCTTATGCCGCCGGAACCCTTAGCGCCCCGGCCGCTGTAGCAGGATATGCGTCCGATACAATACTTGCGGTGAAAGTCTATAATGGTGATGTCTATGTCGTATCTGCTCCCTCAGGTTCGCCGGGGAATGAAAAGGTCTGGAAGAATCATCTTACATCGGATAGCACGGTGGGTACACGAGAGCTCGTGCTTGACATGAGTACGACGGCATTCGCTGCCGATCATATAACCGGCATCGCATTCTCCTCGAGCGGCGACCTGTATATCGCAACTTATTCGACCGATCCACTTCTCATCGACCCCGGCGCCGGATCAGATGGTACGAAAGTGGACAATATGTACAAAGGAATTCTCCCGACAGTTTGCAACGGGATTGCGTGGAGCAGCACATCCAATTATTTGTACATGATTGCCGGTGACGGTTCTAGCTCAAACAAATATATGGTATATCAAGTTGATATGGGGCAAGATGGCGGAGCACGATGATTTTTTGAAAGGATGATTCTTTCCTAACCAGTATAGAGATGTGATGCTATGAATACTATCAAGGCAGTTCTATCAGCCGTGTTGCTTCTTGGCGGGGTCAGTCAGGTTTTCGGTCAGAGTGGGACAAATTGTTTCCTGCAGGATTATTACCCAAAAACTGCAGCTATACCACTCTATCGAGATACGACAAAGACTAATGTCTCCCCTAATGTTATCGTTACCATTGACGGTACCGACACGCTCGGCGAGATATCGAACTATGTTTTCGGAAATGCAGTAGCGACATGGGTGTCACAGGACGTAAACAATCCGACGCTGCTGGGTTATCTCCAATTGCTGTCGCCTACTCTCATCCGTTATCCGGGAGGAAGCTGGTCGGACGTTTTTTTCTGGAGCGGCAATCCTGGCGATCTGCCCGATTCTATTTACGATGCGAGCAATTATTATGGCACTGGTGCGGTTAAGCAAAGGCTCTCACCGGAGTTAGGCCCCAGTCTCCTTCCGACTCCTGAAAGCTACTATAATATGCGTGACCAGCTTTACACGCAGGGACTCATAACCATCAACTATGCTTACGCCCGCTACGGGCGAAGCAACGATCCCGTAGCGCAGGCCGCACATTATGCGGCTGATTGGGTGCGCTATGATGACGGTCGCACTGAATTTTGGGAGATCGGCAACGAAGATAACCGACCCTGGGAAGCCGGTTTCCTGATCGACACTTCGAAAAACAAAGACCATCAGCCCGCAGTAATTAGTGGTGACCTCTACGGGAAACATTTCAAAATATTTGTCGACTCGATGAAAGCGGCGGCGAACGGAATTGGAGCAACAATATATGTTGGAGGTCAAATAAACCAATACCATGATGCAAGCGACTGGATCGTCGCCGACCGGAATTGGAACCAACAGTTCTTCAACGAAGTCGGCGATACCGCAGATTTTTACGTGATACACGATTATTACGGCAACAATGCTACAAGCATAAAGGGTCAGGTAGATAACGGTGTGAGTGAAATTGACGCCGATATTGCCTCGGTTCGGCAGGACATTTCCAATTTCGGCGCTGCTCCGATGCCGATCGCATTGACTGAATGGAACTGTTCCTCTGCAAACAACAGCGGGTCCGCTACGGCAGAAACATCAATTGCAAACGGGATGCAAGCTGTGGCGCTCTTTTGTGAGATGATAAAGAACAACATGGGGATGTCTGCAAGGTGGCTCATTGCAAACTGGAACACTGACGGAATGTTTTATAATGGGAACGATGGCAGCATTCCGCAATGGAATCCGCGGCCTGATTTCTATTACATATATTATCTGAACCAAGTCATCGGAGACCATGTCGTAAGCGCGACTGTGCCGGGAGGCAAAGGTATCTATGCTTATGCCACGAGGTTCTCTTCGGGACACACTGGTGTCGTTGTAGTGAATGACGGTTCCACCAGTCAAACTGTGATGCTGAATCCAAAAAGCATCGGTGTAGGAGACAGATTTTATGTCTATACCCTCACAGGAGTCGACAATAGCACATGGCCGCAGTCTGTGGTTGTGAATGGTCATGGCCCCAGCGCGACAAGATGGGGACCCCTTGACAGCCTTCAGCAGATTCCGGCTCTGGCATATCCTGTCGATGACACGATAGAGTTTGCTTCACCAGCGAATTCGGTGGAATATGTATTGGTCGACAGTGGCAGCCGCAATATTTCGTCGGTCCACGGCAAGGATTCGCAGACTCCCTACAAATTTGAGCTGGGTCAAAATTATCCGAACCCTTTCAATCCGACGACCGACATTAGCTACCAGCTTATGACGGTTAGTCACGTGACTTTAAAGATTTATGACGTGCTTGGAAGAGAGATAGCGACGTTGGTCGATGGAGAACAGCAGCCTGGTGAACATATTGTCCGCTTTGACGGCTCGAACTTATCAAGCGGCGTCTATTTTTACCGGATGAAGGCTGGCGATTTTGTCGAAACAAAGAAACTTATGTTGATAAGATAGGACGAGCATAACTTTGTTTAAAGGAGGTGGTAGGCGAACGAAGAAGTGAGTCGGAAAAAGTCTTTGTAAGATAGTGCAAGGTATTCAACGTGAAAAGAGTCGGTTACTCATCATTCACGATGGATGCCGTGCAATGAGAAAATCTGAACTAAAAACATGAAGGAGAAGAAAAATGAACGGCCTGAAAATATTTTCCTGCATAGCGTTAATTTTCCTTATAAGCTCAGTGACCATGGCCCAAACCGGCACGCGTGTCATTGAGTCTTTCGATTATCAACTGGGATCCGTTCTGGATACTTTGGGCACTGCCGGCAACGGTTGGGCCGGCAGCTGGTACATCTCGGATTCGTCGACGAATCACAACAGTAAAATGCTCGCGGTGGCCGATACCGGAATAGCAGATTATGAAAGTGCGCTGGCCTATCCTATCAACCGTGCTGGTCACGCGGTGTGCGGGTCAATTCCCAGCGGCTGGACCTATATACGATATGCCCGGTATTTGAGCCATCCAGTGACCAACGAGGCGAAGGCTACCTACTGGTTGAGTTTCGTCAATGACCTGGAATACGGCTCGCCGAATTGCTGGAACGTCTGCTCATTCTGGGACAGCACGTATGAAGAATTCGGAGCTCCACATGGCTGGGGTAACGACACTGCGATGATAAATAATGTTTCCGGCACAGGAGTCCCTGGACTTTTGTGTCAGGGCACAGGACCACACTGGTGGGTATTGAGACTGGACTTGGACGGAGATACCTCTGCCGTACTTCATATGTGGCATGATCTGGATCCCAGTGGAGGAAAACCCGACACAGCGTCTGCGGACGCGCGGGGAACCTACAGCTTTTGGAAACATGGAACCGTGTTATACGATTCCGTACTCCACCACGGCTTCAACGCCGTTCACCTCGAGTTCAGCAATTCGAATGTCGGGACGCAGGCGATGTTTGCCGAAGTTCGCCTCGACACGTCTTGGGCTGGCGTCTCCGACAATGACGGAGGAAAGCTAACGACAGGTGTGAATCTTCCGCCCAATACGCACCCGACTCAATTCGTCTTGTCTCAAAACTATCCGAACCCGTTCAATCCGACAACTCGGATAGAGTACACCGTTCCACAGAATAGTCTCGTTACTCTGAAAGTATACAACATCCTCGGACAGGAAGTAGCGACATTGTTCTCCGGCTTGAAGGCACCTGGTACGTACTCTGCAATATTTGATGGCAGCAGATTCGCCAGCGGCGTTTACTCCTATAGGTTACAGGCTGGAAGCAATCAGATTACTAAGAAATTGGTCCTCTTGAAGTAAATCGTCTAAAATTTTTTGGTTGGACATATCCTGCAGCCGCCGTGGCCGCAGGAGTGTCCCAAAAAATTTTGTGATTTCATTGTTAGCGGTAACACTTTTGCGGAATTTGAATGACGTTGATGCTCGTCGCGAAAATGTAAAATGCGACAGGGCCGGGAAGGTCTGGATTTTGGGCCTGCACTCAACCTGAACAATTGTACGATTCCAGGTTCCGGGGCAGCTCGCTCGCATC
The nucleotide sequence above comes from Candidatus Acidiferrales bacterium. Encoded proteins:
- a CDS encoding IPT/TIG domain-containing protein, with translation MKFHRYILFTFAFIFASLAFVSGCKYNVTTPTWDKPYAALGAATIVSIDPSAATGGVNTITIRGHNFVIAATDTFASDTTIVYFSVGSVGGKNFSLSQADVISMDSTTIVVRRPNLVSDSITIEVEPHNGTVAKHGPYQITNVTSQYGGLLQNVPLGGIAADNQGHVFVTENSTTGSSPMGIHEITSATDNIVIGTANGTPWGACVGPDNNLYVMSATTRWIEKVNPSTDSVQQKWVQLAKLAKFGDFDQAGYLFAGWNKTDLYVIPPYAAGTLSAPAAVAGYASDTILAVKVYNGDVYVVSAPSGSPGNEKVWKNHLTSDSTVGTRELVLDMSTTAFAADHITGIAFSSSGDLYIATYSTDPLLIDPGAGSDGTKVDNMYKGILPTVCNGIAWSSTSNYLYMIAGDGSSSNKYMVYQVDMGQDGGAR
- a CDS encoding T9SS type A sorting domain-containing protein produces the protein MNTIKAVLSAVLLLGGVSQVFGQSGTNCFLQDYYPKTAAIPLYRDTTKTNVSPNVIVTIDGTDTLGEISNYVFGNAVATWVSQDVNNPTLLGYLQLLSPTLIRYPGGSWSDVFFWSGNPGDLPDSIYDASNYYGTGAVKQRLSPELGPSLLPTPESYYNMRDQLYTQGLITINYAYARYGRSNDPVAQAAHYAADWVRYDDGRTEFWEIGNEDNRPWEAGFLIDTSKNKDHQPAVISGDLYGKHFKIFVDSMKAAANGIGATIYVGGQINQYHDASDWIVADRNWNQQFFNEVGDTADFYVIHDYYGNNATSIKGQVDNGVSEIDADIASVRQDISNFGAAPMPIALTEWNCSSANNSGSATAETSIANGMQAVALFCEMIKNNMGMSARWLIANWNTDGMFYNGNDGSIPQWNPRPDFYYIYYLNQVIGDHVVSATVPGGKGIYAYATRFSSGHTGVVVVNDGSTSQTVMLNPKSIGVGDRFYVYTLTGVDNSTWPQSVVVNGHGPSATRWGPLDSLQQIPALAYPVDDTIEFASPANSVEYVLVDSGSRNISSVHGKDSQTPYKFELGQNYPNPFNPTTDISYQLMTVSHVTLKIYDVLGREIATLVDGEQQPGEHIVRFDGSNLSSGVYFYRMKAGDFVETKKLMLIR
- a CDS encoding T9SS type A sorting domain-containing protein, yielding MNGLKIFSCIALIFLISSVTMAQTGTRVIESFDYQLGSVLDTLGTAGNGWAGSWYISDSSTNHNSKMLAVADTGIADYESALAYPINRAGHAVCGSIPSGWTYIRYARYLSHPVTNEAKATYWLSFVNDLEYGSPNCWNVCSFWDSTYEEFGAPHGWGNDTAMINNVSGTGVPGLLCQGTGPHWWVLRLDLDGDTSAVLHMWHDLDPSGGKPDTASADARGTYSFWKHGTVLYDSVLHHGFNAVHLEFSNSNVGTQAMFAEVRLDTSWAGVSDNDGGKLTTGVNLPPNTHPTQFVLSQNYPNPFNPTTRIEYTVPQNSLVTLKVYNILGQEVATLFSGLKAPGTYSAIFDGSRFASGVYSYRLQAGSNQITKKLVLLK